A stretch of Myxococcus virescens DNA encodes these proteins:
- a CDS encoding vWA domain-containing protein: protein MSPFSLKRQLTVWGSALLVASTLPGCHNRSPTADERPSQGAAQSVARDDDAAPVPEGEEYVADRVSAEHSVAAPAPAPPPASALAGPVARAPAQEAAKKVSLGKAELHRREPGPMKLSADALAGASLESKPQDAAPAGGNTFEAWKANAFVETAKDPLSTFAADVDTASYTVSRRYLVNGQLPPASAVRVEEFVNYFKFRYAPPETGAFAVHLEGAPSPFDAKRHFLRVGVQGKVVSRSQRKPAHLVFLVDTSGSMHSEDKLPLAREAIKVAVKNLNENDTVAIVTYAGNTRDVLPPTPATDVKSIHAALDSLTAGGGTAMGSGMELAYRHAVKKASGSVVSRVVVLTDGDANIGRNVSANAMLDSIHKYTAEGVTLTTVGFGMGNYRDDLMEKLADKGNGNCFYVDSLREAKKVFETQLTGTLEVIAKDVKFQVEFNPAAVRRYRLVGYENRDVADHDFRNDKVDAGEIGAGHNVTAVYEVELTGEATEPLATVRVRAKAPNGTEASEREFPFERTKLRDTLAQASPDFRFAVAVAATADVLRDSPSAEGWSLATAEKLAEGATEGDADRKEFVRLVTQARALKGASVRGR from the coding sequence ATGTCCCCCTTCTCGCTGAAGCGCCAACTGACTGTCTGGGGAAGCGCCCTTCTCGTCGCCAGCACCCTGCCCGGGTGCCACAACCGGAGCCCCACCGCCGACGAGCGCCCGAGCCAGGGGGCCGCACAGTCCGTCGCCAGGGATGACGACGCCGCGCCCGTTCCTGAGGGAGAGGAGTACGTCGCGGACCGGGTCAGCGCCGAGCATTCCGTGGCAGCCCCGGCCCCTGCGCCCCCCCCGGCTTCCGCGCTCGCCGGGCCCGTTGCGCGCGCACCCGCGCAGGAAGCCGCCAAGAAGGTCTCCCTGGGCAAAGCCGAACTGCATCGCCGCGAACCGGGGCCCATGAAGCTGTCCGCTGACGCCTTGGCGGGCGCGTCCCTCGAGTCCAAACCACAAGACGCCGCTCCCGCGGGCGGAAACACCTTCGAGGCCTGGAAGGCCAACGCCTTCGTCGAGACGGCCAAGGACCCGCTCTCCACGTTCGCCGCGGACGTGGACACCGCGTCGTACACGGTGTCGCGCCGCTACCTCGTCAACGGCCAGCTCCCGCCCGCCTCCGCCGTCCGCGTGGAGGAGTTCGTCAACTACTTCAAGTTCCGCTACGCGCCCCCGGAGACGGGCGCCTTCGCGGTGCACCTGGAGGGCGCGCCCTCACCCTTCGACGCCAAGCGCCACTTCCTGCGCGTGGGCGTGCAGGGCAAGGTGGTCTCGCGCTCGCAGCGCAAGCCCGCGCACCTCGTGTTCCTCGTGGACACCAGTGGCTCCATGCACTCGGAGGACAAGCTGCCGCTCGCGAGGGAGGCCATCAAGGTCGCCGTCAAGAACCTCAACGAGAACGACACCGTCGCCATCGTCACCTACGCGGGCAACACCCGGGACGTGCTGCCGCCGACGCCCGCCACCGACGTGAAGAGCATCCACGCCGCGCTCGACTCGCTCACGGCCGGTGGCGGCACGGCGATGGGCTCCGGCATGGAGCTGGCCTACCGCCACGCCGTGAAGAAGGCCTCCGGCAGCGTGGTGTCCCGCGTCGTCGTCCTCACCGACGGTGACGCCAACATCGGCCGGAACGTGAGCGCCAACGCCATGCTGGACAGCATCCACAAGTACACGGCCGAGGGCGTCACCCTCACCACCGTGGGCTTCGGCATGGGCAACTACCGCGACGACCTGATGGAGAAGCTCGCGGACAAGGGCAACGGCAACTGCTTCTACGTGGACAGCCTGCGCGAGGCGAAGAAGGTGTTCGAGACGCAGCTCACCGGCACGCTGGAGGTCATCGCCAAGGACGTGAAGTTCCAGGTGGAGTTCAACCCCGCCGCCGTCCGCCGCTACCGGCTGGTGGGCTATGAGAACCGCGACGTCGCCGACCACGACTTCCGCAACGACAAGGTGGACGCGGGCGAGATTGGCGCCGGCCACAACGTCACCGCCGTGTACGAGGTGGAGCTGACGGGTGAAGCCACCGAGCCGCTGGCCACCGTCCGCGTCCGCGCCAAGGCGCCCAACGGCACCGAGGCCTCCGAGCGCGAATTCCCCTTCGAGCGCACGAAGCTGCGTGACACGCTGGCGCAGGCGTCGCCGGACTTCCGCTTCGCCGTCGCCGTGGCCGCCACCGCCGACGTCCTCCGCGACAGCCCCTCCGCGGAGGGTTGGAGCCTGGCCACGGCCGAGAAGCTGGCCGAGGGCGCCACCGAGGGTGACGCCGACCGCAAGGAGTTCGTGCGGCTGGTGACGCAGGCCCGCGCCCTCAAGGGCGCCTCCGTCCGGGGCCGCTGA
- a CDS encoding heparan-alpha-glucosaminide N-acetyltransferase domain-containing protein yields MTSTPASPALVSRDRIRAIDWLRGIAVLFMVQTHTLALLTPELRQSEWVARLLRVDGLVAPAFIFSAGFATALMMVRSAASGVLRERVHRNLRRAGEVLAVATLVNWAWFPLLREPEWIFRMDILQCVGLCLLIVLPVAALLSARPKVLSVGAFVLAMATFAVSPLGEQVDGPWATLTEKSSFAPFPLLPWLGYAWLGVFAGTVAGAWGRTGLIKALLVLMGLGFTGAVLGDFLYGLYPPHRFFVANPSNAAARFGWVSSVLLVLTWLEARVPVNAAPSRLRRFVEVFGTSSLSAYFFHEMLLFYRLGGVFSFQRFWGDRSGWLQYWVLTAVIIGLTFVLCVALDRLERVLRPALRNLSGRLFRQGQHAPAGR; encoded by the coding sequence GTGACGTCCACGCCCGCCTCCCCTGCCCTCGTCTCCCGTGATCGCATCCGAGCCATCGACTGGCTCCGGGGCATCGCGGTGCTCTTCATGGTCCAGACGCACACCCTGGCCTTGCTCACGCCCGAGCTGCGGCAGAGCGAATGGGTGGCGCGGCTGCTGCGCGTCGACGGGCTGGTGGCCCCCGCGTTCATCTTCTCCGCCGGCTTCGCCACCGCCCTGATGATGGTCCGCAGCGCCGCCAGCGGCGTGCTCCGCGAGCGCGTCCACCGCAACCTCCGCCGCGCTGGCGAGGTGCTCGCGGTGGCCACCCTGGTCAACTGGGCGTGGTTCCCCCTGCTGCGCGAGCCCGAGTGGATCTTCCGCATGGACATCCTCCAGTGCGTGGGCCTGTGCCTGCTCATCGTCCTGCCGGTGGCCGCGCTGCTCTCCGCGCGCCCCAAGGTGCTGAGCGTCGGCGCCTTCGTGCTGGCCATGGCCACGTTCGCCGTGTCGCCCCTGGGGGAACAGGTGGATGGCCCCTGGGCCACGCTGACGGAGAAGTCCTCCTTCGCGCCCTTCCCGCTGCTGCCCTGGCTGGGCTACGCGTGGCTGGGCGTCTTCGCGGGAACGGTGGCGGGCGCCTGGGGCCGCACCGGGCTCATCAAAGCGCTGCTGGTGCTGATGGGGCTGGGCTTCACGGGCGCGGTGCTCGGTGACTTCCTCTACGGCCTCTACCCGCCCCACCGCTTCTTCGTCGCCAATCCCTCCAACGCGGCGGCGCGCTTCGGCTGGGTGAGCTCGGTGCTGCTCGTGTTGACGTGGCTGGAGGCCCGGGTCCCGGTGAATGCAGCGCCGTCCCGGCTGCGGCGCTTCGTGGAGGTGTTCGGCACGTCGTCGCTGTCCGCGTACTTCTTCCACGAGATGCTGCTCTTCTACCGGCTGGGCGGCGTCTTCTCCTTCCAGCGCTTCTGGGGAGACCGCAGCGGCTGGCTCCAGTACTGGGTGCTGACGGCCGTCATCATCGGCCTCACCTTCGTGCTGTGCGTCGCCCTGGACCGGCTGGAGCGCGTGCTGCGGCCCGCGCTCCGGAACCTCTCGGGACGGCTGTTCCGGCAGGGCCAGCATGCCCCCGCCGGGCGCTGA
- a CDS encoding metallophosphoesterase yields the protein MRHLRTSVPMALLGLLAACGGPVESQPEVEVATTESALNCDSMSRAVHHRIKPANGDSLYTLNANEAANAAITWGYTEDRGVAFLAAASTGTGLSPVYRIYSPSRQEHFWTIDEAERNDLMQNGGYTTDENVGFYASKTAASCLVPVYRFSNTTLRKHRFAITEAQRDALASTGWVNQGIKFYAAPESAPPVDTKFTFAVIPDTQNEVLTTPPTRLTHRLQWLVDNRSSLDLRFVLHTGDVVNWDTPDHIQYVRASEATEILDAAGLPYVYAIGNHDTAAVCPGGSACPGNVNANLRDTSTFNAHFPLTRFTALGGVYEPGKIDNSYHTFSAGGLDWLVLNLELWARTGAVDWAKTVLAQHPRHNVIINTHSHLNGSGAIEQSNGGYGNNSPQYVFDQLIKQYANVRFVFSGHTGNAAYRTNTGVHGNTIHQILTAYHENTSNLTRLVEVDTAANTFSTRVYSPMTNAEKQDGSKFTISNVSWVR from the coding sequence TTGAGACACCTGAGAACCTCGGTCCCCATGGCACTGCTGGGCCTGCTGGCGGCGTGCGGCGGCCCGGTGGAATCGCAGCCCGAAGTCGAGGTCGCCACCACCGAGTCCGCGCTGAACTGCGACTCGATGAGCCGGGCCGTCCATCACCGCATCAAGCCGGCCAACGGAGACAGCCTCTACACGCTCAACGCGAACGAGGCCGCCAACGCCGCCATCACCTGGGGCTACACGGAAGACCGGGGCGTGGCCTTCCTCGCCGCGGCCTCCACGGGGACGGGGCTGTCCCCCGTCTACCGCATCTACAGCCCCAGCCGGCAGGAGCACTTCTGGACCATTGATGAGGCCGAGCGGAACGACCTCATGCAGAACGGGGGCTACACGACGGACGAGAACGTCGGCTTCTACGCGTCGAAGACGGCCGCGTCATGCCTCGTTCCGGTGTACCGCTTCTCCAACACCACGCTGCGCAAGCACCGCTTCGCCATCACCGAGGCCCAGCGCGACGCGCTCGCCTCCACCGGCTGGGTCAACCAGGGCATCAAGTTCTACGCCGCCCCGGAGTCCGCGCCTCCGGTCGACACGAAGTTCACCTTCGCCGTCATCCCCGACACACAGAACGAGGTCCTCACCACGCCCCCCACGCGACTCACGCACCGGCTCCAGTGGCTGGTGGACAACCGGAGCTCGCTCGACCTGCGCTTCGTGCTGCACACGGGCGACGTCGTGAACTGGGACACGCCGGACCACATCCAGTACGTGCGCGCCAGCGAGGCCACCGAGATTCTGGACGCCGCCGGCCTGCCCTACGTCTACGCCATTGGCAACCATGACACCGCGGCCGTGTGCCCCGGCGGCAGCGCCTGCCCGGGCAACGTCAACGCCAACCTGCGCGACACCAGCACCTTCAACGCGCACTTCCCGCTCACGCGCTTCACCGCGCTGGGTGGCGTCTACGAGCCGGGGAAGATCGACAACTCCTACCACACGTTCTCCGCCGGTGGCCTGGACTGGCTGGTGCTCAACCTGGAGCTGTGGGCCCGCACGGGCGCCGTGGACTGGGCGAAGACGGTGCTGGCGCAACATCCGCGTCACAACGTCATCATCAACACCCACTCCCACCTGAATGGCAGCGGCGCCATCGAGCAGAGCAACGGCGGCTATGGCAACAACAGCCCGCAGTACGTGTTCGACCAGCTCATCAAGCAGTACGCCAACGTGCGGTTCGTCTTCTCCGGGCACACGGGCAATGCCGCGTACCGGACCAACACGGGGGTCCACGGCAACACCATCCACCAAATCCTGACGGCGTACCACGAGAACACATCGAACCTGACGCGGTTGGTGGAGGTGGACACGGCGGCCAACACCTTCTCCACGCGGGTGTACTCGCCGATGACGAACGCGGAGAAGCAGGACGGCTCTAAATTCACCATCAGTAACGTGAGCTGGGTCCGCTGA
- a CDS encoding SDR family oxidoreductase — MQDMKDSLKGRVALVAGGTRGAGRGIAVQLGAAGATVYVTGRTTRAQRSEQNRPETIEETAEQVTAAGGLGIAVQTDHLVPEQVQALVKRIDGEQGRLDVLVNDIWGGESIFEWNKSVWEHSLEKGLRLLRLGVDTHLITSHFALLLLIRRPGGLVVEVTDGTADYNATNYRISTFYDLAKASVLRLAWSQARELRPHGATAVALTPGWMRSEGMLEHFGVTEANWRDATVKEPHFVISETPAYVGRAVAALASDADKARWNGQSLSSGQLARVYGFTDLDGSQPDAWRYVVEVQDAGKPADATGYR, encoded by the coding sequence ATGCAGGACATGAAGGATTCACTGAAGGGACGCGTGGCACTGGTCGCGGGCGGCACGCGAGGAGCAGGCCGGGGCATCGCGGTGCAGCTCGGCGCGGCGGGCGCCACCGTCTACGTCACGGGCCGGACGACACGGGCCCAGCGCTCGGAGCAGAACCGGCCGGAGACCATTGAAGAGACCGCCGAGCAGGTGACGGCGGCGGGTGGGCTCGGCATCGCCGTGCAGACGGACCACCTGGTGCCCGAACAGGTCCAGGCCCTGGTGAAGCGCATTGATGGGGAACAGGGCCGGCTCGACGTGCTCGTCAACGACATCTGGGGCGGCGAGTCCATCTTTGAGTGGAACAAGAGCGTGTGGGAGCACTCGCTCGAAAAGGGGCTGCGGCTGCTCCGGCTGGGCGTGGACACGCACCTCATCACCAGCCACTTCGCCCTGCTGCTGCTCATCCGCCGCCCGGGAGGACTCGTGGTCGAGGTCACCGACGGCACCGCCGACTACAACGCGACGAACTACCGCATCTCCACGTTCTACGACCTCGCGAAGGCCTCCGTGCTCCGGCTGGCCTGGAGCCAGGCTCGAGAGCTCAGGCCCCATGGCGCCACCGCCGTCGCGCTGACGCCGGGCTGGATGCGCTCCGAAGGCATGCTGGAGCACTTCGGCGTCACCGAGGCGAACTGGCGCGACGCGACGGTGAAGGAGCCTCACTTCGTCATCTCGGAGACGCCGGCCTATGTCGGCCGAGCCGTGGCCGCGCTGGCATCGGACGCGGACAAGGCCCGGTGGAACGGACAGTCCCTGTCCAGCGGCCAGCTCGCACGCGTCTACGGCTTCACGGACCTGGATGGCAGCCAGCCCGATGCCTGGCGCTACGTCGTCGAGGTCCAGGACGCAGGCAAGCCCGCCGACGCCACGGGTTACCGGTAG
- a CDS encoding FKBP-type peptidyl-prolyl cis-trans isomerase yields the protein MRSMWTAALVFALGATGAQAQDSKSAKKPAAKAAPATPAAAPAAPAALSEEDQQTLYTLGLSIGRDLSLFALSPEELKVLQQGLSDGLGGKTSDIDPKEQAQRVQAFAKSRQALAGKAALERAAKEPGAEVLPSGVVYKQVQAGTGRSPRAVDTVKVHYEGRLVDGTIFDTSARRGIPVEFPLNGVIPCWTQGVAKMKVGGKAKLTCPGNTAYGERPPSGSRIPPNAVLTFDVELIDVPGDTSRQP from the coding sequence ATGCGATCGATGTGGACGGCGGCCCTGGTGTTCGCGCTCGGCGCGACGGGCGCCCAGGCGCAGGACTCGAAGTCGGCGAAGAAGCCCGCGGCCAAGGCCGCACCGGCGACTCCGGCCGCCGCGCCGGCGGCGCCCGCTGCGCTGTCCGAGGAGGACCAGCAGACCCTCTACACGCTCGGCCTCTCCATTGGCCGTGATTTGTCCCTCTTCGCGCTGTCGCCCGAGGAGCTGAAGGTGCTGCAACAGGGCCTGTCCGACGGACTCGGTGGAAAGACGTCCGACATCGACCCGAAGGAGCAGGCGCAGCGGGTTCAGGCCTTCGCCAAGAGCCGGCAGGCCCTCGCGGGCAAGGCCGCGCTGGAGCGCGCCGCCAAGGAGCCCGGCGCGGAGGTGCTTCCCTCCGGCGTCGTCTACAAGCAGGTCCAGGCGGGAACCGGCCGCAGCCCGCGCGCCGTCGACACCGTCAAGGTCCACTACGAGGGCCGGCTGGTGGACGGCACCATCTTCGACACCTCCGCCCGCCGCGGAATCCCCGTCGAGTTCCCGCTCAACGGCGTCATCCCTTGCTGGACGCAGGGCGTGGCGAAGATGAAGGTGGGCGGCAAGGCGAAGCTCACCTGCCCCGGCAACACCGCCTACGGCGAGCGGCCGCCGTCCGGCTCGCGCATCCCGCCCAACGCCGTCCTCACCTTCGACGTCGAGCTCATCGACGTCCCCGGCGACACGTCCCGGCAGCCGTAG
- a CDS encoding PilZ domain-containing protein: protein MSDKRKNKRAPLDIYLNKYMGGVPYMSRAADISQEGLSLARLLEPQHEAKRIGLQFQLPGSEEIIYAEGEVVREWAELGAKRERSGVRFTLLTDRHRKMIDAYVDRHGNEN from the coding sequence ATGAGCGACAAGCGGAAGAACAAGCGGGCGCCCCTCGACATCTACCTGAACAAGTACATGGGTGGCGTGCCGTACATGTCGCGGGCCGCGGACATCAGCCAGGAAGGGCTGAGCCTCGCCCGGCTGCTCGAGCCTCAGCACGAGGCCAAGCGCATCGGCCTCCAGTTCCAGCTCCCGGGCTCGGAGGAGATCATCTACGCCGAGGGGGAAGTGGTCCGTGAGTGGGCCGAGCTGGGGGCCAAGCGTGAGCGCTCGGGTGTGCGCTTCACGTTGCTCACCGATCGTCACCGCAAGATGATCGACGCCTACGTCGACCGTCACGGCAACGAGAACTGA
- a CDS encoding cold-shock protein, giving the protein MATGTVKWFNDAKGFGFLTQDGGGEDVFCHHTAINMDGFRTLQEGQKVEFEVTRGPKGLQAQNVRAA; this is encoded by the coding sequence ATGGCTACTGGTACCGTGAAGTGGTTCAACGATGCGAAGGGTTTCGGCTTCCTCACCCAGGACGGTGGTGGTGAGGACGTGTTCTGCCACCACACCGCCATCAACATGGATGGCTTCCGCACCCTCCAGGAGGGCCAGAAGGTGGAGTTCGAAGTGACCCGCGGCCCCAAGGGCCTGCAGGCCCAGAACGTCCGCGCGGCCTGA
- a CDS encoding M2 family metallopeptidase, producing the protein MNRKRPLNSLLRAAAVMALPAFLGCAQDSQVTREAPTPSESPAAASQPTPAEAKAFAEKVNADLKRLWTKQATAEWIKSTYITDDTEQNAAFVNEEVLAYVNGAIKEARRFEGLTLDADTARMLHLLKVSQALPAPSDAERRSELAATAAKLEGLYGKGKYCGPDGKGKCRDLEVLSDVIAESRNYDELLDAWQGWHSVARPMRPLYERLVSISNEGAKDIGFNDLGTLWRSAYDMSPAEFEVEAQRLWGQVKPLYDDLHCYVRGRLAKQYGADKVPDGKPIPAHLLGNMWAQEWNNIYPLVEPFPGQASLDVDAALKQQKYDAMRMVKLGEKFFTSLGLKELPPSFFERSQFTKPEGRDVVCHASAWDVNFSNDLRIKMCIKPTEEDLVTIHHELGHNYYYTYYYQLPVLYQAGANDGFHEAIGDALTLSITPGYLQQAGLLKAVPKNEKNLINLQMKDALEKIAFLPFGLLVDQWRWEVFSGRVQPADYNKSWWTLREKYQGVAAPVARSEQDFDPGAKYHVPANVPYTRYFLARILQFQFHKALCEASGYQGALHECSIYGNKEAGKRLQAMLELGASKPWPDALQAMTGTRQMDATPLLDYFSPLRTWLQAQNKGQKCGW; encoded by the coding sequence ATGAACCGGAAACGTCCCCTGAATTCCCTCCTGCGTGCGGCCGCGGTCATGGCGCTGCCCGCCTTCCTGGGGTGTGCCCAGGATTCGCAAGTGACGCGCGAGGCGCCCACGCCCTCCGAGTCTCCCGCCGCCGCGTCGCAGCCCACGCCGGCAGAGGCGAAGGCCTTCGCGGAGAAGGTGAACGCGGACCTCAAGCGCCTGTGGACGAAGCAGGCCACCGCGGAGTGGATCAAGTCCACGTACATCACCGATGACACCGAGCAGAACGCCGCCTTCGTCAACGAAGAGGTGCTGGCCTACGTCAACGGCGCCATCAAGGAGGCACGGCGCTTCGAGGGCCTGACGTTGGACGCGGACACCGCGCGCATGCTGCACCTGCTCAAGGTGTCCCAGGCGCTGCCGGCGCCGTCGGACGCGGAGCGGCGGTCCGAGCTGGCCGCCACGGCGGCGAAGCTGGAGGGCCTCTACGGCAAGGGCAAGTACTGCGGACCGGACGGGAAGGGGAAGTGCCGCGACCTGGAGGTGCTGTCCGACGTCATCGCGGAGAGCCGCAACTACGACGAGCTGCTGGACGCGTGGCAGGGCTGGCACTCCGTGGCCCGTCCCATGCGGCCGCTGTACGAGCGCCTGGTGTCCATCTCCAACGAGGGCGCGAAGGACATCGGCTTCAACGACCTGGGCACGCTGTGGCGCTCCGCGTATGACATGTCGCCGGCCGAGTTCGAGGTCGAGGCCCAGCGCCTGTGGGGCCAGGTGAAGCCGCTCTATGACGACCTGCACTGCTACGTGCGCGGCCGTCTGGCGAAGCAGTACGGCGCCGACAAGGTACCCGACGGCAAGCCGATTCCCGCGCACCTGCTGGGCAACATGTGGGCGCAGGAGTGGAACAACATCTACCCGCTGGTGGAGCCCTTCCCCGGACAGGCCAGCCTGGACGTGGACGCGGCGCTGAAGCAGCAGAAGTATGACGCGATGCGCATGGTGAAGCTGGGTGAGAAGTTCTTCACCTCGCTGGGCCTCAAGGAGCTGCCGCCGAGCTTCTTCGAGCGCTCGCAGTTCACCAAGCCGGAAGGCCGCGACGTCGTCTGCCACGCCAGCGCCTGGGACGTGAACTTCAGCAACGACCTGCGCATCAAGATGTGCATCAAGCCCACGGAGGAGGACCTCGTCACCATCCACCACGAGCTGGGCCACAACTACTACTACACGTACTACTACCAGCTCCCGGTGCTCTATCAGGCCGGCGCGAACGACGGCTTCCACGAGGCCATTGGTGACGCGCTCACGCTGTCCATCACCCCGGGCTACCTGCAGCAGGCGGGGTTGCTGAAGGCCGTTCCGAAGAACGAGAAGAACCTCATCAACCTTCAGATGAAGGACGCGCTGGAGAAGATTGCCTTCCTGCCGTTCGGTCTGCTCGTGGACCAGTGGCGCTGGGAGGTGTTCTCCGGCCGCGTGCAGCCGGCGGACTACAACAAGTCCTGGTGGACGCTGCGGGAGAAGTACCAGGGCGTCGCCGCGCCGGTGGCCCGTTCGGAGCAGGACTTCGACCCGGGGGCCAAGTACCACGTGCCTGCAAACGTTCCGTATACGCGGTATTTCCTGGCGCGCATCCTCCAGTTCCAGTTCCACAAGGCGCTCTGCGAGGCGTCCGGCTACCAGGGCGCTCTCCACGAGTGCTCCATCTATGGGAACAAGGAGGCCGGCAAGCGGCTCCAGGCCATGTTGGAGCTGGGCGCGAGCAAGCCGTGGCCCGACGCGCTCCAGGCCATGACGGGAACCCGGCAGATGGATGCCACGCCGCTGCTCGACTACTTCAGCCCGCTGCGCACCTGGCTCCAGGCGCAGAACAAGGGCCAGAAGTGCGGTTGGTGA
- a CDS encoding VOC family protein, whose protein sequence is MQTARPFRILGVQQIAIGGADKAPLRKLWVDLLGLTPHGTYRSERENVDEDIVTAGAGPFKVEVDLMQPVDPEKKPRVHETPLNHVGLWVDDLPVAVQWLESQGLRFAPGGIRKGAAGFDICFIHPKGSEQFPFGGEGVLIELVQAPKEVIAAFESLSSAGH, encoded by the coding sequence ATGCAGACCGCCAGGCCATTTCGAATTCTGGGTGTCCAGCAGATCGCCATTGGAGGCGCGGACAAGGCGCCGCTCCGCAAGCTCTGGGTCGACCTGCTGGGCTTGACGCCCCACGGCACCTACCGCAGCGAGCGCGAGAACGTGGACGAGGACATCGTCACCGCGGGCGCGGGCCCCTTCAAGGTGGAGGTGGACTTGATGCAGCCCGTGGATCCGGAGAAGAAGCCCCGCGTCCACGAGACGCCGCTCAACCACGTGGGCCTCTGGGTGGACGACCTGCCCGTGGCCGTGCAGTGGCTGGAGTCTCAGGGCCTTCGCTTCGCCCCCGGCGGCATCCGCAAGGGCGCCGCGGGCTTCGACATCTGCTTCATCCACCCCAAGGGCAGCGAGCAGTTCCCCTTCGGCGGAGAGGGCGTGCTCATCGAGCTGGTGCAGGCGCCGAAGGAGGTCATCGCCGCCTTCGAGTCGCTATCCTCCGCGGGTCACTGA
- a CDS encoding DUF3105 domain-containing protein has product MRYDAAVMPRPLLPLLTVLALAGCGDTDPDDADPCERFSFPLSAPSPSHHLDTCSSEACGNGENPPNSGLHCGSVAPCGSASEPVAPCLYVHNLEHGHAVFLYNCPDGCPDEVAKLEAAAATAPRGGNAVRRALVAPDPTLPRRVAAMLWRRTYLTDSADPEALRCLLRLQDVDAPEPRLTCPAP; this is encoded by the coding sequence ATGCGGTATGACGCGGCCGTGATGCCACGCCCGCTCCTCCCCCTCCTGACGGTCCTCGCGCTCGCCGGCTGCGGCGACACTGATCCTGACGACGCCGACCCCTGCGAGCGGTTCAGCTTTCCGCTGTCGGCGCCGAGCCCCTCCCACCACCTCGACACCTGCTCGAGCGAAGCGTGTGGCAACGGAGAGAATCCGCCCAACTCCGGCCTCCACTGCGGCAGCGTGGCCCCGTGCGGGAGCGCCTCCGAGCCCGTCGCCCCCTGCCTCTATGTCCACAACCTGGAGCACGGCCACGCGGTGTTCCTTTACAACTGCCCGGATGGCTGTCCGGATGAAGTCGCCAAGCTCGAAGCCGCGGCGGCGACAGCGCCACGGGGAGGCAATGCCGTCCGCCGGGCCCTCGTCGCGCCGGATCCCACGCTTCCCCGGCGCGTTGCAGCGATGCTGTGGCGCCGGACGTACCTGACGGACTCCGCGGACCCCGAGGCCCTTCGCTGCCTGCTGCGGCTCCAGGACGTCGATGCGCCGGAGCCGAGACTCACCTGCCCCGCGCCCTGA